A portion of the Lolium rigidum isolate FL_2022 chromosome 1, APGP_CSIRO_Lrig_0.1, whole genome shotgun sequence genome contains these proteins:
- the LOC124684956 gene encoding OVARIAN TUMOR DOMAIN-containing deubiquitinating enzyme 4-like: MRIYSPAICLRRSASSNMYAHPNQFQGGVTQSMAIWKCSGPQSSRSHMTSGSASFSFNKNLRPAEPQSLKYFASLVGRRLRCGLSTREGSLSVKLDMLSRERISGMNWNWRGMHQKLGATAGGLCFGFSVTGIAKAEMPVDRNISETSASSIHGKKVYTDYSVTGIPGDGRCLFRSVVHGACVRSGKAIPNEDLQRKLADELRSMVADEFVSRREETEWFVEGDFDTYVSQIRQPHVWGGEPELFMASHVLQMPITVYMRDEDWGGLISIAEYGQEYGKEDPVQLMYHGFGHYDSLQIPANRGPEARM; the protein is encoded by the exons ATGCGGATCTATTCACCTGCAATCTGTTTGCGGCGATCTGCCTCAAGTAACATGTATGCCCATCCCAATCAGTTTCAAGGAGGAGTCACACAGAGTATGGCCATATGGAAGTGCTCCGGGCCGCAGTCAAGCCGTTCTCATATGACATCGGGATCAGCCAGTTtttcttttaataaaaatttaagacCTGCTGAACCGCAGAGTCTGAAGTACTTTGCTAGCTTAGTGGGCCGACGATTGCGTTGTGGATTATCAACTAGAGAGGGCAGTCTAAGTGTAAAGCTCGACATGCTTTCACGTGAAAGAATTTCGGGTATGAATTGGAATTGGAGAGGCATGCATCAAAAATTAGGAGCTACAGCTGGTGGGCTTTGTTTTGGATTTTCAGTTACTGGGATTGCAAAAGCTGAGATGCCAGTTGACAGGAATATTTCAGAAACATCAGCATCATCTATTCATGGGAAGAAAGTCTACACAGATTATTCTGTTACTG GCATTCCAGGAGATGGAAGATGCTTATTCCGTTCCGTGGTTCACGGTGCATGTGTCCGGTCAGGGAAAGCTATACCTAATGAAGATCTTCAGAGAAAGCTAGCTGATGAATTGAGGTCAATG GTTGCCGATGAATTTGTCAGTAGACGGGAAGAGACTGAATG GTTTGTTGAGGGTGATTTCGATACATATGTTTCTCAGATTAGGCAGCCACATGTGTGGGGTGGTGAGCCAGAACTGTTCATGGCTTCACATGTTCTTCA GATGCCAATAACTGTGTACATGCGTGATGAAGATTGGGGTGGTTTAATTAGTATCGCTGAATATGGCCAAGAGTATGGTAAAGAAGATCCAGTACAACTTATGTATCATGGTTTTGGCCATTATGATTCCCTACAGATTCCAGCCAATAGGGGTCCAGAGGCAAGAATGTAG